The following coding sequences lie in one Alosa sapidissima isolate fAloSap1 chromosome 15, fAloSap1.pri, whole genome shotgun sequence genomic window:
- the dlc gene encoding delta-like protein C isoform X1, producing the protein MRRGQDVTFTVSESLQALQPMTLQILKATFATLMRRSRAFLITEQDPVESSGVFELKVHSFSTTDKVCKRSRECLVFFRVCLKHSQDVILPEPPCTYGTGVTDVFRADDDSISRSSPVKIPFHFKWPGTFSLIVEAWNAESSADHSLENQNNLISRLATRRRLTIGEESSQDVQSELRFSYHVVCDENYHGESCSEFCRPRDDSFGHYTCDATGNRVCFTGWKGEYCSEPICSSGCSETHGYCDQPGECKCRLGWEGPSCDDCILYPSCVHGTCSQPWQCNCKEGWGGLLCDQDLNFCTNHKPCMNGATCTNTGQGSYTCTCQKGFSGERCETEINECDHNPCKNGGSCNDMVNDYSCSCPQGFYGKNCEVSAMKCADGPCFNGGTCTEKSSGGYSCACPVGYTGSNCEKKMDRCSSEPCANGGQCLDLGHSVKCRCSPGFRGAHCEINIDECARNPCRHAGTCVDGINDYTCTCPLGYTGKDCHIRADVCSQNPCQNGGTCFTHFSGPVCQCRPNFMGSRCEFSKPTKEPPITAGGALPAALALSFTLGLITLTLVVCAAIMVLRQMRRNHKALASSVRNDLDAANNRTSLSPSSGSSGCWEKEAFLIPGSQIKVTNKNVALSTPALEVPQDRAHYKNKFADSNLTKDNELTKNNLDINKSETSIFVPSVSFPKEGIYHPIYIISQMEQHVLATEV; encoded by the exons ATGAGAAGAGGCCAAGATGTGACATTCACTGTGTCAGAAAGCCTACAAGCTCTGCAGCCTATGACCCTGCAAATTCTAAAAGCAACATTCGCTACACTGATGAGGAGAAGCAGAGCATTTTTAATAACTGAGCAGGATCCA GTAGAATCATCTGGCGTGTTTGAGCTGAAAGTTCATTCTTTCTCCACCACTGATAAGGTCTGCAAACGGTCCAGAGAATGTCTAGTTTTTTTCCGAGTGTGCTTGAAACACTCTCAAGATGTGATTTTGCCCGAACCCCCGTGTACCTACGGCACTGGTGTCACGGACGTTTTTCGCGCTGACGATGATTCTATCTCCAGGAGCTCACCAGTAAAAATACCATTTCATTTCAAATGGCCG GGAACATTTTCGCTCATCGTGGAGGCTTGGAACGCAGAGTCATCTGCTGACCACTCCTTAG AAAACCAGAACAACCTGATTAGTCGATTGGCCACTCGAAGAAGACTAACAATCGGTGAAGAATCGTCACAGGATGTGCAAAGTGAATTGCGCTTTTCCTACCACGTTGTTTGCGATGAAAACTATCATGGAGAGAGTTGCTCGGAATTCTGCCGTCCCCGCGATGATTCCTTCGGACATTATACCTGTGATGCAACTGGCAACAGAGTTTGCTTTACTGGATGGAAAGGCGAATACTGCTCAGAAC CAATCTGCTCATCTGGATGTAGTGAGACCCATGGGTACTGTGATCAGCCTGGTGAATGTAAATGCCGCCTTGGCTGGGAGGGTCCCTCCTGTGATGACTGCATTCTTTACCCAAGCTGCGTGCATGGCACCTGCAGCCAGCCATGGCAGTGCAACTGCAAGGAGGGCTGGGGGGGCCTGCTGTGTGATCAGGACCTTAACTTCTGCACAAACCATAAGCCATGCATGAACGGAGCAACCTGCACCAACACAGGCCAGGGCAGCTACACATGTACATGCCAGAAAGGCTTCAGTGGTGAAAGGTGTGAGACGGAGATCAACGAGTGTGACCACAATCCATGCAAGAATGGAGGCAGCTGTAAT GACATGGTTAATGACTACTCATGCAGTTGCCCTCAAGGTTTCTACGGGAAGAACTGTGAGGTGAGCGCCATGAAGTGTGCAGATGGCCCATGTTTCAATGGTGGGACATGCACAGAGAAGAGCAGTGGAGGCTACAGCTGTGCCTGCCCTGTTGGCTACACAGGATCCAACTGTGAGAAGAAAATGGACCGCTGCAGCAGTGAGCCCTGTGCTAATG GCGGTCAATGTCTCGACCTTGGGCACAGTGTGAAATGTAGATGTAGTCCTGGCTTCAGAGGTGCCCACTGTGAGATAAACATTGATGAATGTGCCAGGAACCCCTGCCGTCATGCTGGTACCTGTGTTGATGGCATTAATGACTACACATGTACATGTCCACTTGGATACACCGGCAAGGACTGCCATATCCGTGCAGATGTTTGCTCCCAGAATCCCTGCCAGAATGGTGGCACGTGTTTTACCCACTTTAGTGGGCCAGTTTGTCAGTGTCGACCCAACTTTATGGGATCCCGCTGTGAGTTTTCAAAGCCTACCAAGGAGCCCCCCATTACGGCGGGAGGAGCCCTCCCAGCTGCCCTGGCCTTGTCCTTCACCCTAGGCCTGATCACACTCACGCTTGTGGTGTGTGCAGCGATTATGGTTCTGCGTCAGATGAGGAGGAATCACAAAGCCCTTGCCTCATCAGTACGCAATGACCTGGATGCAGCCAACAACCGCACTTCCCTGAGCCCCAGCAGTGGCTCTTCTGGCTGCTGGGAGAAGGAAGCCTTTCTGATCCCAGGCAGCCAGATTAAGGTGACCAACAAGAATGTAGCCCTCAGTACTCCTGCATTGGAGGTGCCACAGGACAGAGCACATTACAAGAACAAGTTTGCAGACAGCAACCTAACCAAGGACAATGAACTCACCAAGAACAACTTGGACAT AAATAAATCGGAGACCAGCATATTTGTCCCTTCAGTGAGCTTTCCTAAAGAGGGCATATACCATCCAATCTACATTATTTCTCAAATGGAGCAGCACGTTTTAGCAACTGAG GTTTGA
- the dlc gene encoding delta-like protein C isoform X2: MAYTFLLACFLSFLSTQLVESSGVFELKVHSFSTTDKVCKRSRECLVFFRVCLKHSQDVILPEPPCTYGTGVTDVFRADDDSISRSSPVKIPFHFKWPGTFSLIVEAWNAESSADHSLENQNNLISRLATRRRLTIGEESSQDVQSELRFSYHVVCDENYHGESCSEFCRPRDDSFGHYTCDATGNRVCFTGWKGEYCSEPICSSGCSETHGYCDQPGECKCRLGWEGPSCDDCILYPSCVHGTCSQPWQCNCKEGWGGLLCDQDLNFCTNHKPCMNGATCTNTGQGSYTCTCQKGFSGERCETEINECDHNPCKNGGSCNDMVNDYSCSCPQGFYGKNCEVSAMKCADGPCFNGGTCTEKSSGGYSCACPVGYTGSNCEKKMDRCSSEPCANGGQCLDLGHSVKCRCSPGFRGAHCEINIDECARNPCRHAGTCVDGINDYTCTCPLGYTGKDCHIRADVCSQNPCQNGGTCFTHFSGPVCQCRPNFMGSRCEFSKPTKEPPITAGGALPAALALSFTLGLITLTLVVCAAIMVLRQMRRNHKALASSVRNDLDAANNRTSLSPSSGSSGCWEKEAFLIPGSQIKVTNKNVALSTPALEVPQDRAHYKNKFADSNLTKDNELTKNNLDINKSETSIFVPSVSFPKEGIYHPIYIISQMEQHVLATEV; encoded by the exons ATGGCTTACACGTTTTTATTAGCATgctttttgtcatttttatcaACACAACTG GTAGAATCATCTGGCGTGTTTGAGCTGAAAGTTCATTCTTTCTCCACCACTGATAAGGTCTGCAAACGGTCCAGAGAATGTCTAGTTTTTTTCCGAGTGTGCTTGAAACACTCTCAAGATGTGATTTTGCCCGAACCCCCGTGTACCTACGGCACTGGTGTCACGGACGTTTTTCGCGCTGACGATGATTCTATCTCCAGGAGCTCACCAGTAAAAATACCATTTCATTTCAAATGGCCG GGAACATTTTCGCTCATCGTGGAGGCTTGGAACGCAGAGTCATCTGCTGACCACTCCTTAG AAAACCAGAACAACCTGATTAGTCGATTGGCCACTCGAAGAAGACTAACAATCGGTGAAGAATCGTCACAGGATGTGCAAAGTGAATTGCGCTTTTCCTACCACGTTGTTTGCGATGAAAACTATCATGGAGAGAGTTGCTCGGAATTCTGCCGTCCCCGCGATGATTCCTTCGGACATTATACCTGTGATGCAACTGGCAACAGAGTTTGCTTTACTGGATGGAAAGGCGAATACTGCTCAGAAC CAATCTGCTCATCTGGATGTAGTGAGACCCATGGGTACTGTGATCAGCCTGGTGAATGTAAATGCCGCCTTGGCTGGGAGGGTCCCTCCTGTGATGACTGCATTCTTTACCCAAGCTGCGTGCATGGCACCTGCAGCCAGCCATGGCAGTGCAACTGCAAGGAGGGCTGGGGGGGCCTGCTGTGTGATCAGGACCTTAACTTCTGCACAAACCATAAGCCATGCATGAACGGAGCAACCTGCACCAACACAGGCCAGGGCAGCTACACATGTACATGCCAGAAAGGCTTCAGTGGTGAAAGGTGTGAGACGGAGATCAACGAGTGTGACCACAATCCATGCAAGAATGGAGGCAGCTGTAAT GACATGGTTAATGACTACTCATGCAGTTGCCCTCAAGGTTTCTACGGGAAGAACTGTGAGGTGAGCGCCATGAAGTGTGCAGATGGCCCATGTTTCAATGGTGGGACATGCACAGAGAAGAGCAGTGGAGGCTACAGCTGTGCCTGCCCTGTTGGCTACACAGGATCCAACTGTGAGAAGAAAATGGACCGCTGCAGCAGTGAGCCCTGTGCTAATG GCGGTCAATGTCTCGACCTTGGGCACAGTGTGAAATGTAGATGTAGTCCTGGCTTCAGAGGTGCCCACTGTGAGATAAACATTGATGAATGTGCCAGGAACCCCTGCCGTCATGCTGGTACCTGTGTTGATGGCATTAATGACTACACATGTACATGTCCACTTGGATACACCGGCAAGGACTGCCATATCCGTGCAGATGTTTGCTCCCAGAATCCCTGCCAGAATGGTGGCACGTGTTTTACCCACTTTAGTGGGCCAGTTTGTCAGTGTCGACCCAACTTTATGGGATCCCGCTGTGAGTTTTCAAAGCCTACCAAGGAGCCCCCCATTACGGCGGGAGGAGCCCTCCCAGCTGCCCTGGCCTTGTCCTTCACCCTAGGCCTGATCACACTCACGCTTGTGGTGTGTGCAGCGATTATGGTTCTGCGTCAGATGAGGAGGAATCACAAAGCCCTTGCCTCATCAGTACGCAATGACCTGGATGCAGCCAACAACCGCACTTCCCTGAGCCCCAGCAGTGGCTCTTCTGGCTGCTGGGAGAAGGAAGCCTTTCTGATCCCAGGCAGCCAGATTAAGGTGACCAACAAGAATGTAGCCCTCAGTACTCCTGCATTGGAGGTGCCACAGGACAGAGCACATTACAAGAACAAGTTTGCAGACAGCAACCTAACCAAGGACAATGAACTCACCAAGAACAACTTGGACAT AAATAAATCGGAGACCAGCATATTTGTCCCTTCAGTGAGCTTTCCTAAAGAGGGCATATACCATCCAATCTACATTATTTCTCAAATGGAGCAGCACGTTTTAGCAACTGAG GTTTGA